The Chryseobacterium sp. LJ668 genome segment CTATATTTTTTGGTGCCATCACAAAAGGTCAGGGAAGTGCGGGAGTTTTGAGTGGAGTCTACGGATACCAGATTATGGATTCTTTGAATGCAATCATCGGAAGTGTAGGCCTTTGGCTGGTTTTGGCAGTAAGTATTGCTTTGTATTTTATTCTTGAATTTAATATGAGACCCAGCTCGATCAAAGCAAAATTTGACGAAATCAACGAAAATACAATCGGCAGAGTACGATCTATGATGCCGAATTCCAGTGAAAGTTTCGAAGCAGATGAAGAGCTGGAAAACGAAGTTCAGGAATTCCCTTCTAATATTACGGTAACTGATCTTTCTGAAAGTAATAAGACTAACGAAATTTTGAAATCTGTCAATGAAAAACAGACTTCTGTCAATGTAGAAACGATTGTTACGCCGAATCACACTTCTTTTGAGGAGGATAAAAAAGATTTTTCTTCAGTAACTTTAGATTTAAATACAAAACCTGTAATTCCCGCTATAAAACCTGAGCAAGCTTTTGACATTGAGCCTGCAGCAGACGGAATTAAATTTAATGTTGAAGTTGCTCCGGCTGTAGAAATTTTAAATGATTCCGAAAAACAATCAAATGAACTGGTTGAAAAGCACGGCTTATACGATCATCGATTAGATTTGGCTAACTTCCAGATGCCAACTTTAGATCTGTTGAAAGATTACGGAAATGAAGAGATTTCAGTAAACAAAGAGGAATTAGAAGAAAATAAGAATAAAATTGTTGGTTTACTAAAAAACTTTAACGTTGGAATCGCTGAGATAAAAGCGACTATCGGACCAACAGTTACATTATATGAAATTGTACCTGAGGCAGGAATCAGAGTATCTGCAATCAAAAAACTTCAGGATGATATCGCACTCAATCTTTCGGCTTTAGGAATCAGAATCATTGCCCCCATGCCTGGAAAAGGAACGATCGGAATTGAAGTTCCGAGAAAAAACCCTACAATGGTTTCAATGCGTTCGGTGATCGCTTCGCAGAAATTCCAGAATACGGATATGGATCTTCCGGTGGTATTTGGGAAAACAATTTCTAATGAAGTCTTCATGGCCGATTTATCAAAAATGCCACACCTTTTAATGGCGGGTTCTACCGGTCAGGGAAAATCGGTGGGTATTAATGCAATTCTGACTTCCCTACTCTATAAGAAACATCCGAGTGAATTGAAATTTGTAATGGTAGATCCTAAAAAAGTAGAACTTTCATTATACTCAAAAATTGAAAGACATTATCTGGCGAAACTTCCGGATTCTGATGATGCCATTATCACAGACACCCATAAAGTAATCAATACATTAAATTCGCTTTGTGTAGAGATGGATCAGCGATATGATTTGCTTAAAAATGCTTTCTGTAAAAACTTAAAAGAATACAACAAGAAATTCAGCGAGAGAAAGTTAAATCCTGATAACGGACACCGGTATTTACCATACATCGTTTTGGTGGTTGACGAATTTGCAGATTTGATCATGACTGCCGGTAAAGAAGTTGAACTTCCTATCGCAAGACTAGCGCAGCTGGCAAGAGCAGTCGGAATTCACCTGATTGTTGCAACCCAGAGACCTTCCGTCAACGTAATTACGGGAATGATTAAAGCTAATTTTCCTGCAAGAGCCGCTTTCAGAGTAATTTCAAGTGTTGATTCAAGAACGATCTTAGATTCTCCGGGAGCTGATCAGCTGATTGGTAAGGGTGATATGCTTTATTTTAACGGAAATGAAATTTTAAGACTTCAGTGTGCATTTATTGATACACCAGAAGTTGAAAAACTTGCAGAATTCATTGGCGAACAAAAAGGATATGCTTCTGCGTTTATGCTTCCTGAATATGTAAATGAAGAAGCAACAAGCTCGGTAGGATCTTTTGATCCGAATGAAAAAGATCAATTATTTGATGATGCGGCGAGAATTATTGTATCTACACAGCAAGGTTCTACTTCAATGCTTCAGAGACAATTAAAATTAGGATATAACAGAGCCGGAAGAATTATGGATCAGCTTGAGGCAAGCGGTATTGTGGGAGGATTTAATGGAGCTAAAGCAAGAGAAGTTCTGATCAGCGATTTGAATTCTCTAGAGCAGTTTTTAGAAGATTTGAGAAATTAATGTAATTAGTGATGAAAAAATTATTGTATTTTTTATTTTTAGTTTCTCTTATTAGCTGCTCTACTGTACAAAATTATACGAGTAATGAGCTAAACCCAGAATATTACCGTGAAAAAAATCTAACATTTCAAACAGGTGCACAAATCATTAATATGGAAGGTGCATATGTAGGAAATGTCGCACAGCCAGATTTTAAAGAGACTTTTGCTGCAGCTGTTTTAGAAATGGCTGAAGAAACAAAATTAAATTTAAAAACCGGAAGTTATCCTGATTCGAATATAGATGTAAAGGTTTTAGAAGCAAATTGGGACTTTAAATTGTCAAGTGCTGAGCTTATTACCAAAATCAATTTTCACACAAGTTTTGGGAATTATGAAACTGTCGGAAAATTTAAAAATGCAGGTGGCGGTTCTGAGAGAAAAAATTTAAAAAATTCTTTTAAGAATGCGATCTACAACTTTTTGATGGAGTATCAGAAAAGGAAATAATCAATAGTTGGAACAATTTTTGGAAGACCTGCGAAGTTAAAAAGGAATTTAACTTTAGACATTGCAAAGTGTCTAAAGAACAGTAAAAGTAGAAAATCATGAAAAAAATAATTTCAAAAATAATATTTGGAAGTTTTGTAATCGGAAGTATTGCTTTTGTTCAGGCACAAAAAATTGATGCCAAAGCAAAAAAAATACTGGATGATGTGACAGCAAATTATAAATCTAAAAAGAATTCATATTTCAAATTTGCCTTTGGAAGCGGTATTAATGGAACCGTCAACAAAAACGAACCCGGTATTTACTATACAGCCGGAGATAAATACAAATTGAAGATCATGGAAACCGAGCAGATTTTCGATGGCAGCAAGATCTATAATATCAATACAGAAGATAAGGAAGTGACGGTAGCCAAGCCTAATGAAAGCTCTACAATGTTCTCTCCAATCAATTATCTTACATCGTACAGAAAAGATTACAACGTTTCTTATAACGGAAAAAAAACCATAGACGGTGTAAGTGCAGATTTCATTAAATTGACCCCGGTAAAAGCAAACGGATTAAAATACATCTATATTTATATCGATGGTGCAAAAAAGCAGATGCTTAAATTAGAACAGCACGGAAACAACAAAGACATTGCCGTGATCGCCATCAAAGAATACAAAGAAAACCAGCAATTAGACGCAAATATGTTTGTTTTTGATAAGAATAAGTATAAGAATTATCTTGTCACAGAATTATAATTCTAAATATATATAAAATTTAAAGCCACAAGGGAAACTTTGTGGCTTTTTCATTAATTTTGGCGAATGTTTAAAATATTAGACCGATATATCATTAAAACCTTTTTTGGTCCGTTCTTTTTTATATTCAGTGTATTGTTTTTCATTTTCATTGTAAACATTGTCTGGATTCAGCTAGGGCAGTTTATGGGGAAAGGTCTTACAACGTTACAGATCATGAAGCTTCTTTTCTATTTGGGAGTGAACGTTGTAAGTATGGTATTGCCTTTAACGATACTTCTGGCAAGCATCATGTCCTTCGGGGAATTTGGTGAACGATACGAACTTGCCGCCATGAAGGCCGCCGGAATCTCTTTGACCCGAGTAATGATGCCTCTTTTGGGAGTCGTTACCCTAATGGCCATAATACTCTATTTTTTTTCAAACAATATCATTCCAGACTTCCAAAGGAAAGCCAAAAATATGCTTTTCAATATTGCTCAGACCAAACCTGCTTTAAATTTTACACCTGGGCAGTTTATTGATCAGATTCCCGGCTATATGGTAAAATTTGATAAAATTGAAGGTGAAGACGGACGTAAGCTCGAAGGAATATTCATTCATAAAAAAGCGAGTACTTTCGAAAACCAACAGTCTATAGTCGCAGAAAAAGGAAAATTCGTAACGCCTGCAAACAAAAATTATTTACAACTTGTATTATATAATGGCTATGTGTTTGAAGACAGCTATGCCGGAAAAGCTGAAAATGTAAGGTTAAAGCAACCCGATCAGGCAATAAAATTTGACACATTGGTTTCTCATTTCGACATTAGTGAAATTATCAATAAAGCGATTGAACAGGAAAGAATAACTGAAGATTACCGATTTCAGACTTTTAATGAATTGTTTACCACAATCGACAAAACTAGAAAAGACAATACAAAATTGACGGAGAATGTAGGTAATGAAGTGCTGTCGCAAACCAGTTCAGTCGTAAGTTATATGGATAAAAACAAAGCGAAAGCTCCTGTAAAATCACAATATAAGTTTGACACCATAAAAAAAGATAAAAAGCTGGAAATGATCTATAATGCTCACAGCAGACTTGATAATCTTAAATCCACACTTGATTCAAAAGATGAAGAGCTTAAACCAAGCGTAAAATATTTTAATAAAGTTGTTATTTACCAGCAGAGAATTATCTCTTATTCATTTACCTGTATTATATTTTTTATGATCGGCGCAAGTTTAGGATCAATCATTCGAAAAGGAGGCATGGGTGTTCCAGTTATCGTAGCCATCGTAATTTTTATTGTATTCTATGTAATTAATGTAGGTTTCGAAAACGTTGCCTGGTCCGGAAAAATGAGTCCGTATCTTGCGGCATGGCTTCCAAATATCATCTTATTCCCGTTTGGAGTTTTAATGACTTATAAAGCTCTTACAGATTCTCAATTATTTGATTCAGAAAAATATAAAGCGTTCTTTAAACCACTTACAAAACTTTTTGTAAAAGATAAAGAGCATAAACGTTATCAATAAACAAAAATCCGGAAACAAGTTCCCGGGTTTTTTAGGCTTAACTAATAATTGTTATATATTAGGATTACAAAAAAAAATCTCATATTTACGAACTAAATTTTAATTATAAATTCTATGAAAAAATTATTACTTATTGGGCTTTTCGGGCTATTTTCATTAAATGCATATGCTCAGGAAGAAACTACATATAATGGTGAAAAATACGGATACATTGTTGACAAATCCGGCAAAAAAATAGAAGGTGTCGTGCATTTGAACGGAAGTTATTCCAGTCCGTGGCAGAACCAGTCGAAGGTAAAGTTTGCTGCAGTCGCCGATATTGATAAAGTAAAAAACAAGATCAAGTTTAAAACTTATGATGCAGATGATATCAAAGAATATATGCTCTATGATGGTGATACGCCGAGAGTTTTTGAATCGATCAAGTACACCAATAAAAGAGAAGCGCTGAACAGTTCTGATAATGCTACCGGTTTAGGTGCAGGTATAAAAGCATTGAATAATCTTTCGAGAAATTCGCAATTTGCAGAAATTGTAATGGATGGAAAGATTAAGGTATATAAAATGTACGGCTACCCAACCTCTGCTGCAGCCTACAATTCGGAGGAGAATGAGAGATTAAGAACTTCACCAGATTATGTATATTCAAAAAAAGGAGGTAAAGTGGAAGATTTTACTCCTGCAAAAGTAAAAATTGCTATTGCAGACTGTCCATCTACAAAATCTAAAGCAGCTAAAGGCGAATATGGTTCTTTAAAGAAAGAAGAAAAGCAAAGATCAGGTCTTGGAAAATTCATCAGAGATGAGATCAAAAACGCAACGGTTGATAAATTATCAATAGTCAACGAAGTCATTTATGATTATAACGAAAACTGTAAATAACTAATTTCAGCATAAAGAAAAAACAACTGCTTTTGTAGTTGTTTTTTTATGCATAAATTTATTTCTATCTTTAATTTCAGCAATCTAAAATTTTAATTATGAAAAAATTACTTTTTATATTCTTGATCACCATTGGCATTTCTGCTTCGGCTCAACACACTGAAAAAGAAAATTATATCAAAAAAGAAAGCATTGGCGGAAAATTGGATTTTTCGAAAAAAGTAGAAGCAAAATACGGTGATGCACCA includes the following:
- a CDS encoding FtsK/SpoIIIE family DNA translocase, with the translated sequence MEKKTQKPQTESPERGKILSKPRIFFGLTFIVFSGVLALSFISYLMNWKSDQSQAGTMLDKSIQSSNIFGKLGDWLGNIFIFESIGVASFIVAFLFVVLGTMILKKKIFKPWMTFGHSLFFICWLPIFFGAITKGQGSAGVLSGVYGYQIMDSLNAIIGSVGLWLVLAVSIALYFILEFNMRPSSIKAKFDEINENTIGRVRSMMPNSSESFEADEELENEVQEFPSNITVTDLSESNKTNEILKSVNEKQTSVNVETIVTPNHTSFEEDKKDFSSVTLDLNTKPVIPAIKPEQAFDIEPAADGIKFNVEVAPAVEILNDSEKQSNELVEKHGLYDHRLDLANFQMPTLDLLKDYGNEEISVNKEELEENKNKIVGLLKNFNVGIAEIKATIGPTVTLYEIVPEAGIRVSAIKKLQDDIALNLSALGIRIIAPMPGKGTIGIEVPRKNPTMVSMRSVIASQKFQNTDMDLPVVFGKTISNEVFMADLSKMPHLLMAGSTGQGKSVGINAILTSLLYKKHPSELKFVMVDPKKVELSLYSKIERHYLAKLPDSDDAIITDTHKVINTLNSLCVEMDQRYDLLKNAFCKNLKEYNKKFSERKLNPDNGHRYLPYIVLVVDEFADLIMTAGKEVELPIARLAQLARAVGIHLIVATQRPSVNVITGMIKANFPARAAFRVISSVDSRTILDSPGADQLIGKGDMLYFNGNEILRLQCAFIDTPEVEKLAEFIGEQKGYASAFMLPEYVNEEATSSVGSFDPNEKDQLFDDAARIIVSTQQGSTSMLQRQLKLGYNRAGRIMDQLEASGIVGGFNGAKAREVLISDLNSLEQFLEDLRN
- a CDS encoding LolA family protein, with amino-acid sequence MKKIISKIIFGSFVIGSIAFVQAQKIDAKAKKILDDVTANYKSKKNSYFKFAFGSGINGTVNKNEPGIYYTAGDKYKLKIMETEQIFDGSKIYNINTEDKEVTVAKPNESSTMFSPINYLTSYRKDYNVSYNGKKTIDGVSADFIKLTPVKANGLKYIYIYIDGAKKQMLKLEQHGNNKDIAVIAIKEYKENQQLDANMFVFDKNKYKNYLVTEL
- a CDS encoding LptF/LptG family permease is translated as MFKILDRYIIKTFFGPFFFIFSVLFFIFIVNIVWIQLGQFMGKGLTTLQIMKLLFYLGVNVVSMVLPLTILLASIMSFGEFGERYELAAMKAAGISLTRVMMPLLGVVTLMAIILYFFSNNIIPDFQRKAKNMLFNIAQTKPALNFTPGQFIDQIPGYMVKFDKIEGEDGRKLEGIFIHKKASTFENQQSIVAEKGKFVTPANKNYLQLVLYNGYVFEDSYAGKAENVRLKQPDQAIKFDTLVSHFDISEIINKAIEQERITEDYRFQTFNELFTTIDKTRKDNTKLTENVGNEVLSQTSSVVSYMDKNKAKAPVKSQYKFDTIKKDKKLEMIYNAHSRLDNLKSTLDSKDEELKPSVKYFNKVVIYQQRIISYSFTCIIFFMIGASLGSIIRKGGMGVPVIVAIVIFIVFYVINVGFENVAWSGKMSPYLAAWLPNIILFPFGVLMTYKALTDSQLFDSEKYKAFFKPLTKLFVKDKEHKRYQ